A DNA window from Bombus huntii isolate Logan2020A chromosome 10, iyBomHunt1.1, whole genome shotgun sequence contains the following coding sequences:
- the LOC126870702 gene encoding uncharacterized protein LOC126870702 codes for MRLVQLLVTHGLVLLLTLLVPCLSVTFEDGTSYERSEARENHVPEPPEPQEQVVFNKTRQGKGLFDWIGLGTGRNVDPYIAKINQGCLNGDLAECFKSQALSYFSDFFDHSHYDLNDYVKVVRMSRDVVQEVNRQPYEYSGESRSSDSEWDQLMKFVLRKAEKFVKTVAIELHIPSEETGENEVYAPRFLDEIADEIDTLENKKDTLFSRHQLKKLLIPMLIVLKLFKLKLLLFLPLILGLASFKKFLGFLAIVIPGLIGFFKLYKPLTQNYHPPVYSQSGIAYPYYKENSNSYLYPEQDDHHGLEYASGYHRDSSVSFGQDLAYRGYRQYQS; via the exons ATGCGACTAGTGCAATTGCTGGTAACACACGGTCTGGTGCTGTTGTTGACGCTGTTGGTACCCTGTCTATCGGTTACCTTTGAGGATGGAACTTCCTATGAGCGCTCGGAAGCGCGCG AGAACCACGTGCCAGAGCCGCCAGAGCCGCAAGAGCAGGTCGTTTTCAATAAAACGCGTCAAGGTAAAGGACTTTTCGACTGGATCGGTCTAGGCACAGGACGAAATGTAGATCCATACATAGCGAAAATAAATCAAGGCTGCTTAAACGGCGACCTGGCGGAATGTTTCAAATCTCAGGCTTTGAGTTATTTCTCCGATTTCTTTGATCACTCTCATTACGACCTGAATGATTATGTAAAGGTCGTTAGAATGTCCAGGGACGTGGTACAGGAAGTCAATCGTCAGCCGTACGAATATTCTGGGGAATCAAG GTCTAGCGACTCTGAATGGGATCAACTGATGAAATTCGTTCTTAGAAAGGCGGAAAAATTCGTGAAAACCGTGGCTATCGAGTTGCACATCCCTTCCGAAGAAACTGGAGAAAATGAAGTGTACGCTCCACGGTTTTTGGATGAAATTGCCGACGAAATTGACACTCTTGAGAATAAAAAAGACACTCTCTTCT CCCGTcatcaattgaagaaactcctTATTCCAATGCTCATCGTACTGAAGCTCTTCAAATTGAAGTTACTCCTGTTTCTACCTCTGATCCTGGGTTTAGCGTCTTTCAAGAAATTCCTCGGTTTCTTAGCCATTGTGATACCTGGTCTAATTGGATTTTTCAAGTTGTACAAGCCACTCACGCAGAATTATCATCCACCAGTGTATAGTCAGAGCGGTATAGCTTATCCTTATTACAAAGAAAATTCCAATAGTTATCTTTATCCTGAACAGGATGACCACCATGGTCTCGAGTATGCAAGTGGATATCACAGAGATAGCAGCGTATCTTTTGGTCAGGATCTTGCTTATCGAGGCTATCGGCAATACCAATCATAA
- the LOC126870704 gene encoding uncharacterized protein LOC126870704 produces the protein MGGSRDGVLLILAVAWLRLTVGVEDHVAALNETDHPVQVDSIENEVSFSSDELDQHPHMMPGKPSKLDTNINQMIQTDDRSQYQIEATRMENVTAFPLESMGCQDNKTTPCARKDLSDLFDRLSRIDTYNVTDSVQIIRNRDVIGRKDEKGNDRPDASLLDKVRRFAREHVVKIRLSQDLIPGRKARTFFNAFGLKKLLLPLIFGVQIIKSVLLALFLPSIIGSIGNIVGKGVSSFAQSSHTTAQPEENFEFKDNSDLYSDDYLTRQPVGTLPASVMYDESMMQSQKSPEIASRYSFVDPRITHANAVADRYYTRHVAAHGLSKKQDFKVFHEIPTSSLLLTNYDPFYSPLLSRLDAVFSRLGHTTEGCREYAVCAMYRSPARYAPYSNLVSAQLSRELNELRRPSSDNPDVLRFFRYMKAAKDGQDGVKCEDAYASCAIAREDQTLRQNQAMLATYQDIDKLVHARKL, from the exons ATGGGTGGATCGAGAGACGGCGTCTTGCTCATCTTGGCGGTCGCGTGGCTCCGATTGACGGTCGGGGTCGAGGACCACGTGGCGGCCTTGAACGAGACCGACCATCCAGTTCAAGTGGATTCTATCGAAAACGAGGTATCGTTCAGTAGTGACGAGTTGGATCAGCATCCGCACATGATGCCCGGTAAACCTTCGAAACTCGACACGAACATTAATCAGATGATACAGACGGACGATAGGTCACAGTATCAGATCGAGGCGACGCGAATGGAGAACGTTACAGCGTTTCCGTTGGAATCGATGGGTTGCCAGGACAACAAGACGACGCCTTGCGCGCGAAAGGATCTGTCCGATCTGTTCGACAGGTTGTCCAGGATCGACACGTACAACGTGACCGACTCGGTGCAGATCATAAGAAATCGGGACGTCATCGGCAGGAAAGACGAAAAAGGTAACGACCGGCCGGACGCAAGCCTACTCGATAAAGTTCGCCGGTTCGCAAGAGAACACGTAGTAAAGATACGTCTGAGCCAGGACTTAATACCCGGTAGAAAAGCTAGAACCTTCTTCAACG CATTTGGCCTGAAGAAGCTGCTGCTACCTCTGATCTTTGGTGTACAGATCATTAAGAGTGTCCTACTGGCGCTTTTCCTGCCCAGTATCATCGGAAGTATCGGTAATATCGTCGGTAAAG GAGTTTCATCGTTTGCGCAATCATCGCATACCACGGCGCAGCCAGAAGAAAATTTCGAGTTCAAGGATAATTCCGATTTGTACAGCGATGACTACCTGACGCGACAGCCGGTAGGAACATTACCAGCCTCTGTAATGTACGATGAAAGTATGATGCAGTCTCAGAAGAGTCCAGAAATCGCATCGAGATATTCCTTCGTCGATCCTAGAATAACTCACGCCAATGCTGTTGCTGATCGTTATTACACTCGCCACGTTGCTGCTCATGGACTTTCTAAGAAGCAAGACTTTAAG GTGTTCCACGAAATTCCAACGAGTTCACTGCTGCTAACTAACTACGACCCATTCTACTCACCTCTGTTATCTCGCCTGGATGCCGTGTTCTCTCGTCTGGGCCACACGACGGAGGGTTGCAGAGAATACGCCGTTTGTGCGATGTACCGAAGCCCCGCCAGGTACGCACCGTATTCGAATCTGGTCTCAGCACAGCTGTCCAGAGAGCTGAACGAATTAAGAAGACCCAGTAGCGATAATCCCGATGTCCTGAGGTTCTTCCGGTACATGAAGGCCGCGAAAGACGGACAAGATGGCGTGAAATGCGAGGATGCGTACGCGAGTTGCGCAATTGCACGAGAGGATCAAACTCTCAGGCAAAATCAGGCGATGTTGGCTACCTACCAGGACATCGACAAGCTCGTCCACGCGAGGAAGTTATAA